The window GATGGTGGTAGCCTCGTATAAATGAGAACTGCCCTGCACGAGACAGAGTGGGATACGGCGTTTGGGCTATTGGGCTATGGGAGAGATGGAACAATAAAAGATCTTTTGAAACTTTTAGCTGCAGCAGCCTGATCTTAAGTAAGGGAGAAGTATGCTGCCATAAAGAGAGTTTCAGCCATGTAATCGGGAGAATGTTATGGTTTATCTGGTTGGCATCACCTGTCTGTGGGCGTTTTCATTCAGTCTTATCGGTGTTTACCTGGCAGGCCAGGTTGACTCATACTTTGCGGTGTTGACCCGTGTATTTCTGGCTGCCCTGGTTTTCCTGCCTATGCTGCGCAGAATCCCCGTACATCTTGCAACGAAATTTATGGCCCTTGGTGCAGTGCAGCTCGGGCTCATGTACATATTTTACTACAAGTCCTTCTTGCTGTTATCTGTTCCTGAAGTACTTGTTTTCACCATTCTCACACCGGTGTATGTCACCCTTATCTACGATCTCATGCAAGGGCGGTTCAGCTACCGCTATCTGGTCAGCGCTGTGATGGCCGTGATCGGCGCTGCGATTATTCGCTACAACGCGGTTGGTTCCGAGGTCTTGCTGGGTTTTCTGGTTGTACAGGGGGCAAATCTCTGTTTTGCGCTAGGCCAGGTCGGCTATAAGGTGGTTTTGGAGAGAAACAAGCTTGATCTGCCCCAGCGAGCCGTGTTCGGATATTTCTATCTCGGGGCTTTGATTGTGGCAGGTTGTTCCTGGATGATTTTCGGCAACCCGGGAAAATTGCCTGTCACAACAACGCAGTGGGGAATACTGGTTTACCTCGGAATCGTTGCCTCTGGACTCGGCTATTTTCTCTGGAACAAGGGCGCCACCATGGTGGATGCAGGAGTACTGGCGATAATGAACAATGCGCTGGTACCGGCAGGCCTCATGGTTAATCTGCTGATCTGGAACCGGGAGGCGGATCTGTTGCGGTTGAGTCTTGGTGGTGGAGTGCTGCTACTTTCCCTGTTTTTCCACAAGTATTGGGCAAACCGAAATATCTCACGTGCTTTTTAATATTGCAGGTAAAGCTGGTACGTTCTCATGAACTATTCGAGTGAAAGGAAGACAGCCAGAAATTGCCCGACCTGCTGAAATGCCCCTGTCAACCGGCACCTTTGACCGGTTCACCGTCTTAAAACAGCCCGTCCTGGAATATTCTCACCGGGACGGGCTGTTACGCCATTAAAAATAAAAAATCAATAGACGCCACATAAGGTCATCCTTATGATAGGATTTAGGTGGGGAACTGTTACACTGCCCTCTGCAGATCTGATACGTATTGCCTCCTTAATCCTCTTGCTAAACGCCTTACCTGAGTTGAGGTTATGATAATATTTTTTGCGAGCGTTGCCGCGCTTATAATTGGCTATCTGGTTTACGGGGCGGTTATTGACAGGATTTTTGGTGCGGATCCAAACAGAAAAACCCCGGCAGAAACGATGCAGGATGGGGTCGATTATCTCGAGCTTCCGCCCTGGAAGATCTTTCTTATTCAACTCTTGAACATAGCTGGTTTAGGCCCGATTTTCGGCCCAATTCTGGGGGCGTTGTATGGGCCTGTGGCGTTGGTCTGGATTGTGCTGGGAGCAATCTTCGCCGGTGCTGTACACGATTACTTTTCCGGCATGCTCTCGGTTCGTTATAACGGACAAAGTGTGCCGGATGTAGTGGGGCAAAATCTCGGAATGCTTTTCAAGCAGTTCATGCGTGGTTTCTCTGTGATTCTCCTGATTTTGGTTGGGGTGGTATTTTTTCTCGCGCCTGCGGAATTGTTACAGAATCTGACCGGCATTGACGTGAAGATTTTGGTCGGTATCATCCTGGCATATTATTTTATGGCGACAATTCTTCCCATCGACAAGATAATTGGCAGAGTGTACCCCATTTTCGGCGCCATACTGATCTTTATGGCGGTTGGTCTTATGACTATGCTGATAGCCAAAGGATATGATTTTTATCCGCAGAGAACGCTGGTAAACGTCAATCCGCAAAATCTGCCACTCTGGCCGCTGATGTTCATAACGATTGCCTGTGGGGCGGTGAGTGGATTTCATGCCACCCAGTCACCTCTCATGGCCCGTTGCCTGCCGAATGAAAAATATGGCCGTAGCGTCTTCTACGGTTCGATGATTGCCGAGGGAGTTATCGCTCTGATCTGGTGTACACTGGCCATTTCATTTTTTCATACCCCGGAAATGTTGAACAAGGTTCTCGGAGAAGGTGGTCCGGGGCTGGTGGTCAATCAGGTTTCCACAACTCTGCTTGGTCCATTTGGCGGGGTATTGGCCATTATCGGTGTTGTGCTGTTGCCTATCACCTCAGGAGATACTGCTTTTCGCAGTGCCCGGCTGATATTAGCCGATACGTTCAAACTCTCCCAGGTTGAACCGGTCAAACGCCTGTTGATAGCGGTACCGCTTTTTGCTGTGGGTTTTCTTATTTCGTTGTCAGAGTATGGACTTATCTGGCGCTATTTCGGCTGGGCCAACCAGACTTTGGCAACAGTGGTTCTCTGGGCGGCCGCCATGTATCTCCTGAAGCACGGTAAACTGCATTGGGTGGCAAGTCTTCCGGCAACGTTCATGACGGTTGTTGTCGTCACTTTTCTTGCAAACTCCGGGATAGGATTTGGCTTGCCCATGAACGTCTCTACTTCAATAGGTCTGGGAGTGGCGTTCGTGATTGTTGTGGCCTTTTTCAATAAAGCGAGGACGCTTCGTATCCAGGGAAAGGAGTTTGGCGAACCGCAATAAAATTCAGTTTTGATCACGACAGGCGCCTGCTCCTTGCTCCGTGTGTATCTACAGACCGTAAAGGGTGGCTGGGATGAAGAAAGGTCGTACATTTTTTCTTTTGCTGTGGCTTACATTTTGTCTGCCTATGTCTGGATTCGCTAATGATTACGCCGGGCAGTGGCTGGGAACTATTAGAGAGTCGATCAACATGTGCGAAGGTTTGGGGAAGGCGGAACCAGGCGATTATAAGCTGACAATAATCCAGCAAGGGCCCGATATAACCATCATGGATAATGTTCAACAGAAGCCCTATACCGGGGTGATCCGGCCGGAGCAGCCGCTTGAAGCGTTTGTTCAGGGAACGTATGTGGAACACGGGGGCTATATAAGCGAGCTTGTTACTATCCAGTTTACCGATGAGGGCAGGGGGGAAGGTGAGTCTGTCTGGCGGTGGTCGGATGGGTACCATGGTTGCGGTGGACGATTTTCATTTGTTCTGACCAGGATAAGACCATATAAGTAAATGATTTTCTGTGAAAAAAGTGATTGTGAAGGGGGCTCCGGGCGTTGAATGGTGCACCAGTTGTAACTGGGGCAAGGAAAAATAATTTGTCCCGATATTTTATTTGATGAGTGAAGAACTTGTTCTGGCGGCAAATTTAACGAAAAACTCATAATTGGAGACTGGCTACGATGCACGTGTTGGTAACTATCCCTTCTGGTGAGGAAAAGTGTCTTAATGAAATTGTAACAAATGTAACGATATGACGCTTGTAGTGGAGTGGTATGTGGGTTAGTTAATGCCTTGAGATAGTTATAAAAAATATGATTTCAAGCTGTCGTGATCGGGTGCGTCAGCGCTGTTGTTTGCGGAAGCCGGGGTTACTTGTTTTTTTACTAACGAACGTATATTCATCTCGTCGACAGAGTGATCTATCTCGAACACATTCGTAAACAAGGAGAACAGCTATAATGAAGAAAATATTGTTGTGCGCAATTGCAACTTTTTGCCTGCTTAGCGTGTCCACAGTTCAATCAGCACTTGCCAATACCCGCCTCGTAGGTTCAGGGGCCAGTTTCCCCGCGCCTTTGTACTCAATCTGGTTTCAGCAGTTCAGCAGAGCGAATTCCGATATTCAGGTGAACTATCAGTCCAAAGGCTCTGGTGCAGGTATCCGTGATTTCCAGAACGGTGTTGTCGATTTTGCGGCAAGTGACGCCGCTATGTCAGAAGAAGAGATTGCTGCGGTTGAAGGCGGTGTACAGCTTCTGCCCATGACTGCAGGTGAGGTTGTGCTTGCTTACAACCTGCAGGGTGTTGCGGAACTCAAGCTTCCCCGTGAAGTGTATCCTGCGATTTTCCTTGGCCAGATAAAAAAGTGGAACGACCCTAAGATCGCTGAAGCAAACCCGGGAGTTACTCTGCCGGATCTTGACATCACCGTGGTAACACGCGCTGACAGCTCTGGTACTACGTACGTTTTTACCAAGCATCTGAGCACCATTAACGAAGAATTCAGCAATGGGCCGGGTACTGGTAAAGCAATAAATTGGCCAAATGATGTTAAATTGGTCCGTTCACCGAAAAATGACGGTGTTACTGCGACCATTAAGCAGACCCCGGGTGCCATCGGGTACATTGAGATGGGGTTTGCACGTATGGCCCGGCTCGCCATGGCGGTGCTTCAGAACAAAGAGGGTGAGTATGTGAAGGCTGGTAAAGAGGGTGGTATGAAAGCCCTGGCCAGTGTTGAAATCCCGGAAGACATGATCGTATGGGCTTCCGATCCTGCCGGCAAGGACTCGTATCCAATAGTTACCTACACCTGGATGGTTTTCCACAAGAAATACGATGATCCGAAAAAAGCAGATGCTCTTCGCAGGATGGTAGAATACTGCCTCGACGAAGGCCAGAAAGTATCTGACAGAGCAGGCTATATCGAGTTGCCGGCAAACGTAGTTGAGCGTGTCCGCGAAGCTTCTAAAAATATCCAGTAAATATTTTCCTGGATACTTGTCAGTGTACCACCTGAGGCGGGCAAACCCGCCTCGTGGAGTTTAAGAGAAATGCCCCACCACACAGACCCGAATACCGCTGAAGCGGGCTCTTTGTCGCGACCACCGTCAAAGGGAGACATATTATTTGATACATCATTTCGATGGATGACCCTGGCATTTACCTGGGCAACCATTTTTTTGCTTGGATACATCGTCTTTAAAATCGGTGGACAGGCATTGCCGGCGATCAGCCAATATGGCTTTAAATTTCTCACCACTACCACCTGGGATGTGAATGCCGGCCAATTCGGCATTCTGCCGGAAATATGGGGAACTCTCTACAGTTCGTTTCTTGCCCTTATTTTCGGTGGATTCTTCGGGGTGAGCATTGCAATTTTTGTCACCCAGGATTTTTTGCCGAAAAGCGTGGAACTGGTCCTGAAAAACCTGATTGAGTTACTTGCAGCGATTCCGAGTGTTGTTTACGGCCTATGGGGCATTTATGTCCTGATTCCAATTGCCAGGCCTGTGGCAGAAGTTCTGCACAGCACATTCGGCTGGGTTCCGTTTTTCTCAACCAGCTTGAGTGGACCGGGCATGTTCCCGGCGGCGATAGTACTTTCCATCATGATTTTACCGACTGTTGCCGCCATATCGCAGGATGCGCTCAGGTCGGTCCCGCTCAAGACCAAAGAAGCAGCTTTCGGTATGGGGACCACGCGCTGGGAGGCAATACTGCGCGTGATGTTGCCCACCGCCTCCGGCGGTATCTTCGGTGCCCTGGTGCTTGGCTTCGGTCGCGCACTTGGGGAGACCATGGCGCTGGCTATGCTGGTTGGTAACTCAAACCAGATCAGCCTCTCTGTATTTGCACCTGCCAACACTCTAGCTGCATTGCTGGCCTTGAACTTTCCCGAAGCCGGACCGCACGAGGCCGCGGTTCTCATGTATGCCGCCTGCGTGCTGCTGCTGATTACCCTGCTGGTGAATATTGCCGGTGCGGCCCTGATCTCTTTCATGGGGCCGGGAGGTAGGAAATGAGTGACATGAAAAAGCAGGACATCTTACCCAACCTTGAACGTCAGCCCTTTGAACCGCGTGCTCTGAAGTCCATCGTGCTCAGTACCATTACCGTAATTTGTGCGCTGATAGCGATTGTGCCGCTGTTCTCGGTACTGGTGATGCTGCTTTACAAGGGCGGCAAGAGGCTGAATTTAGAGGTGTTCTACTCGTTGCCACCAACGGCTTTTGATCTGGGCGGCGGTTTTGGCAATGCCATCCTGGGCACCCTGTTTATGGTTGGTGTCGGTGCTCTGATCAGCATGCCGTTCGGTGTTCTGGCGGCAATATTCCTGGCTGAACTGGGTT of the Desulfosediminicola ganghwensis genome contains:
- a CDS encoding carboxylate/amino acid/amine transporter; translated protein: MVYLVGITCLWAFSFSLIGVYLAGQVDSYFAVLTRVFLAALVFLPMLRRIPVHLATKFMALGAVQLGLMYIFYYKSFLLLSVPEVLVFTILTPVYVTLIYDLMQGRFSYRYLVSAVMAVIGAAIIRYNAVGSEVLLGFLVVQGANLCFALGQVGYKVVLERNKLDLPQRAVFGYFYLGALIVAGCSWMIFGNPGKLPVTTTQWGILVYLGIVASGLGYFLWNKGATMVDAGVLAIMNNALVPAGLMVNLLIWNREADLLRLSLGGGVLLLSLFFHKYWANRNISRAF
- a CDS encoding carbon starvation protein A, with amino-acid sequence MIIFFASVAALIIGYLVYGAVIDRIFGADPNRKTPAETMQDGVDYLELPPWKIFLIQLLNIAGLGPIFGPILGALYGPVALVWIVLGAIFAGAVHDYFSGMLSVRYNGQSVPDVVGQNLGMLFKQFMRGFSVILLILVGVVFFLAPAELLQNLTGIDVKILVGIILAYYFMATILPIDKIIGRVYPIFGAILIFMAVGLMTMLIAKGYDFYPQRTLVNVNPQNLPLWPLMFITIACGAVSGFHATQSPLMARCLPNEKYGRSVFYGSMIAEGVIALIWCTLAISFFHTPEMLNKVLGEGGPGLVVNQVSTTLLGPFGGVLAIIGVVLLPITSGDTAFRSARLILADTFKLSQVEPVKRLLIAVPLFAVGFLISLSEYGLIWRYFGWANQTLATVVLWAAAMYLLKHGKLHWVASLPATFMTVVVVTFLANSGIGFGLPMNVSTSIGLGVAFVIVVAFFNKARTLRIQGKEFGEPQ
- the pstS gene encoding phosphate ABC transporter substrate-binding protein PstS, which translates into the protein MKKILLCAIATFCLLSVSTVQSALANTRLVGSGASFPAPLYSIWFQQFSRANSDIQVNYQSKGSGAGIRDFQNGVVDFAASDAAMSEEEIAAVEGGVQLLPMTAGEVVLAYNLQGVAELKLPREVYPAIFLGQIKKWNDPKIAEANPGVTLPDLDITVVTRADSSGTTYVFTKHLSTINEEFSNGPGTGKAINWPNDVKLVRSPKNDGVTATIKQTPGAIGYIEMGFARMARLAMAVLQNKEGEYVKAGKEGGMKALASVEIPEDMIVWASDPAGKDSYPIVTYTWMVFHKKYDDPKKADALRRMVEYCLDEGQKVSDRAGYIELPANVVERVREASKNIQ
- the pstC gene encoding phosphate ABC transporter permease subunit PstC, with amino-acid sequence MPHHTDPNTAEAGSLSRPPSKGDILFDTSFRWMTLAFTWATIFLLGYIVFKIGGQALPAISQYGFKFLTTTTWDVNAGQFGILPEIWGTLYSSFLALIFGGFFGVSIAIFVTQDFLPKSVELVLKNLIELLAAIPSVVYGLWGIYVLIPIARPVAEVLHSTFGWVPFFSTSLSGPGMFPAAIVLSIMILPTVAAISQDALRSVPLKTKEAAFGMGTTRWEAILRVMLPTASGGIFGALVLGFGRALGETMALAMLVGNSNQISLSVFAPANTLAALLALNFPEAGPHEAAVLMYAACVLLLITLLVNIAGAALISFMGPGGRK